GGGAGTAGTAGTGTCTCACCTTTTTtgtaaggctgaggcaggcagatctgctTTTCAAACCAGCCTGGTTTACCAGAGTTCCATGCTAGCCTCAGCTATATAGTGAAGCACCCTCccccaaaattaaattaaaaaatatttttagcaaaaggaaaacacaaaacaaaacaaaaagcaagcaagcaagcaaacaaacaaacaaacaaacaaaaaaaaacccccacaaccTAGGTTCTAGTCCCAACAAGTGTAAAAAGagacctcactttttttttttctccaggtcTCCGTTAAGTTGccagccccaccccactccagccCTGAGTTTACCTCACTTTTTTCCTAACCCCTGGACCATGTCATGCAATTAACCTGAATCTAAGACCTAAAATAATTGAGCTGCAGATACAAATTCAGACAAATTAAGTCAATTTTCTAAAATCTCAAACAGGAATTACTTCCAAGCCCAACGAAAATCTTAATAGCGTCTGTTTCCTAACCTAAGTATTCTGAGTCGGCAGGACAgtttggttagttttatgtccCCAAAGAACTCACTATGGCCTGCAACTGTCATACTGACTACTTCCCAAACAGCAGCAAAGCCTTCACATAAGACATGGTAATTTGGAGGTGCGGTTGAAGCAGAATGGAAAAAAGCAAGCGGGTAGGTAACTCATCCTCCGCAGTTCCACCTCACGAGTGGGAGGAGTATGCAGTCCCAAACTACCACCAGTAGGAGATTATCTTGTCAAGGAGAGTGAGGCACAAAACCGTTGCCAGATCCAAAGCTCTCCTTGGTATTAAGATACCGAAACTTGAAACGAAGGAGAATTGATAACTGTAGAAACACTTAACAACTAAAGGCAATGGGGCCAGGTAAAAGCTCCTTTACAAGTAACAAGTATTGACTTTGGTcggtctctgtccctctctcttgtctctcaggCCTCAACAGATTGGACTAAACCACACCCTCCAACCAAGGCACATTCCATACAACAGCTCTGCAGGACCTAAAGGGAAGCCCACCAGAGTGAGAGGAAACTGAAAACTTCGTGAAGCCATGTGAATAAAGTTCGATCGCTAGCGGATCGTAGTCCATTCACGATAAACGTcacacagggaaagagagggtTACAGAAGTAGAAAGACGTGTACTGTGGGGTGAGGGGGAACGAGAACCACACGGGATTTGGGTCGCGCGGTTAACGCGCACGTCCCCGGAGGAAGGGCATTTATTTGCAAGCGGTGGAAAGAGACAACCTGGGGTTAATGCATTCAGAACTCCCAGGTGGGGAGAAACTGTGGCCTTTATTTTTCGGGGCTCAGTGTCAAAACTCACTTTTGCcccaagggaaaaagaaagcgTGGGTCCCGCCCAGGCCGGGCTAGGAGGCGGGGCCTACCGCGACCCCGAGGATGGAGGCGGGGCCGGGCGGAGGGGCACAGGCAACTCGCTCGCGGAGACGCTAAGCTACCCGCAAACCTGGAGAGGACCGGGTTCGGCGGGTTCGTCCCCAGGTCGGGCGCAGGCTCCCGCAGGGCCTAGGAGTGCGGCCTACGGTGTGCCTGGTGCTCGCTGCGCCCACGCCAGGGCCATGGCGAAGGTCCGGGCGGCCGTGGAGCCGACCCGGACCCTGTTGGGTGGAGGCGGCGCGTGCGCGCCGCCGCCACCCCGCGCGCCACCGAGCACCCACGCGCAAGGGCGCGCGGACCCGGAGAGAAGGCCGCGCGTGCTAGTCAGGAGCACGACTCCAGGCCCGTTGCCCAGGTCCTTCGCCACTCACCCCAGCCCGTCCAGCCCGCCCCGGGCCTTGGACTCCGCACTGACCTGACAGGCCGAGACATGTTCGTTGTCGAGGCGCGACCAAGTCGAGGAGACGAGGACCAGGACCCCCCTCCCCGCGCACTCGGCGCCCCACCCCCCCGCTCCGGCCGGCGGGGCCGCTGCTGCCAAGCCCCGAGCTGCTGGCTTCTCAGAGTCCGCGGCTGCTTGTTTCGGGTCCCTGGATCTGACGAGCCCCCCGCTCCCCCGTCTCTTCAAAATGGATGAATCAAACCAGCCGAAAATGCGCCAAAGCCGCGGTGCAACCAAACCCCGTAGGGTTTGTGCGCTCCGCCCCAGTACGCCCGCTTATTGGCGATTTCTGTCAGATGCGCCCTAGTCATTAGTCCATTTGAATCATCACGCCTCTCAGCTCCGCCCGGCTCCCTGATAGGCCCCGCCTCCTCCATGGGGTCCTGTTAGTCAAGATGCGCTGAGAGCGCACGGCCGCAAAACAAAAATGGTCGCCGATTGCCCGCCCCCTGGCTTCCACGCCAGAGCTGCAGATTCGTCTTGGGTTATATCTTGGACCCCCTGCCAAATAACCGGATTAATATAGAGTTCACCGCGGACTAGGTATTTCTGTAATGGATTTAATTTCTCCTGGCTTGGTTATTTTGCAAATCAGCTAAGTGCAAGACTCGTGGGATAGGCTGCAGATTCGTCACTCAAGAGACTACTTCAGAATTGGAGGGAAATTTCTTAGGTTCAAAATTTTGACCTTAATCTAAAAATCCTGTACTCTGGCTTCAGCGTTAACCTCCCAGGGTTCAGTCACGCTGAAGTTCAGAGTCGCAAGGAATGTCTTCTATCCAATCTGATCTTTGAGAGCTACTTCACTCTCATTAAAATCCCAATTTCCGACATTAGCATTTCAAAGAGAAAGGGGCGAATGATGATTAAGAGGGAGAGTGGTAACAAAACATTGCTTCAAATTTCTAAGTCCGCCACTTAGTACTTGAATAGatttccctctctgcccctcagTTTTACGATAAGTAGAGTAGGATACAACATTACCTTATTATTAGTACTAAACAAGGTGCTATGTTGAAAGGCCTTTAGCCTGGGGTTAAGTGCTAGGTTCAGTTTTTAATAGAAGATAAAAGTGGTTCTGGCTGCCTCAAGACTAAATACCTAAATCAGAAGTAGAGCTCTGTATCCTTATATTAGTACCTAGGATTTACTTCATGTTATAGTTTGAATTATATGTTCCCTAGGGACCCATATGCCAAAGATTTAGTAGCCAGCCTGTGATAGTGTTTATGAGGCAGGACCTAGTAGAAATTAGGACATTAGGAGTGAGTACTTTAACATGATGTTGGGACCTTGACgcccctctgtttctctttgcttgCAGCCTGTAGCTACAATATGATCAGCTTTACTTGGCTGACATGTTTTTCACCATGATGTTCTTCCTCTCTACAGACCAAGCAGCCTTCGTTGGAAATATATGAAACTGTAGAAAAATAAGTCTACTCTTATAAGTCGATATTTCGAGTCTTAGGGATGGAAAACTAACACACTTTATTATATTGTAAATTGGTTCCAATACTTGCCTGAGCCAGTGTTCTACTTGAAGGGTGGGGATGTTGCTGAGCCGAGAGTAATTGTCCAGCACACAGTGAGTTCAGTCTTCATCACCTCCTGAAACCGAACAAGATGGCACAGACCTACCTGTAAAGCCCTCGGTCAGATAGACATTCAAGGTCATCCGTGACTGcatagggagtttgaggacagtttgGACTGCGAGTCCCTGAGTCAGCAGCAAAACCAAGTGAAGACATAGTCCTCAAGCAACCAACCACATCACTGTCTGCTTCCTGGAAGTCTCCCAATGTAAAATTCTACTTATCTAAGGGAAGAGAAAGCATAACACAGAAGAGAAGGATTTCAAAAGTCATTCTTGAGTCTTTCCATTCAACATCGTTTCCTCATCACTTAAAAtgctttatatataaaaaacagctgggcagtggtggcaaatGACTTTAGCCCtgacagtcaggaggcagagatgggtgactctctgagttcaaggccagcatggtctacagcgcaagttccagaacagtgagggctacaaagagaatccctgtcttgacacccctgcccctcccccaaaaagaaaaaaatctacataaaaTGTACCATCTTAGCCATTTACACTTCCGTGTCATTAAGTACATGTTGTTGTATGACTACCAAATCCatctgtagaattttttttttacacttctcTGGTGcgtgtgcacaggtgcatgtgtggGTACCATAGCAAgaatgtagagaccagaggaaaaCTCAAGAGAAGTGGGTTCTCTCCCTACATGGGTTCAAGAGATCAAAGCAAATGCTTGTTcctgctgaggtgggaggaccatCTGATCGAGGAGTTCAAAACTAACCTGAGGAACATAAGTGTGATGGCTCAGGAAGTGAAGACTCTTACTGCCAAGTCTGCTAACCCACATCCCATTTCCAGCTGGAACAACTAGCTTCACAGGACTGAGCAACTAcgagatccttggacttcccatccatagctgcccattgttgggttagtttgACAGACTAACCCTCGATCTAGACATTCCATAAGTTTTGTGACTGAGATGGCAGGACTGGTGGATCTCCCCAAACCCTAACGAGAACACAACCCATTTCCTTCAAAGGCTGTGCTGTAATACCTAggaccttttttcttttctttcttcttcttttttaaaccagacaaagaattttattaatcttttttcaAACTTGATTCCCAGACTGCTTCAGCTGAGAAGAATGAACTGTGTATAACCATTGACCAAAAGGAGCTACAGTGTCCAAGGGGCTtgaacataaaattattaaagatgTAGGTCTTATCAGATTcctataacttttttaaaaagcagtcgTGACATGAAATAGCAGCCCCAGTAACTTCTCCAAGTTTCATCTTTCTCAAAAAATTACCtcaaccctgggttcagtcccctaactccgaagaaaagaaaaaaaaaatgcctcaaatCAGTttgctccatttttaaaaaagaaagtttattttttatattatttatttaatgtacatgagtacactgtagctgtcttcagacacaccagaagagggcatcaggtcccatgacagatggttgtgagccaccatgtggttgctgggaattgaactcaggacctctggaagagcagtcagcgctcttaattactgagccatccctccatcccaGTTTGCTCCATTTTTGAGAGCCTCATCAAAATTCTACATAGGACCTGCAGCTTCATCCTTCGCCTCCCCAGTGGCCATTCCTGAGATGTCTGAACAAAGCTACTGCCACTCTTCAGCCAGTCAGACTGTCTGCACCAAGCTGGCATAGGATGCTGGGAAGTATTTCTGCAAGCTTCTCTGCTGTACCCTGGCCTGTAATGTGAAGGTGATTGCTGTCAGAGACGTCTGAACTTTAGAGTTGTCAAAGCGGATCACTGTTCCTCTTCAATACCGGAGATATTGTTTATGCCCAGCTTCTTTAAAGAGAATCAAAGTTCTAGTTCTTTATCATCTGCTGTGGCTGTTCCAGGAACCACCTTCTGGCTGTAAATGGCTTCTTTCTGGCTGTAAATGGCTTCTTTCCCGCCAACTTGTGCCTGCAGTTCGATGAGTTTTTCCTCGGTcatgattatttcttttcattttgctggAGCAGAAAAGGGGCTTTGAGGGGGACTAGGGTTTGTGTTCAGGTGTCTCTGGCAGACTGGCTGAGATTAAGTGTATACACATGGGGATCCAAGAAGGCAGCTAGTGGGAGGTGGGGAGTCCTGAAAGCTTTTAAACAAGTTTTTTGAGTGCTCTGTGCAAGGCCTATCTAGTTCTGTTTTCCTTCTAGCTCTAGTTCTCTagttcagtttcttcttcttcctcctcccctcctgcgtTATAGAGTTTCCTTTAACGAGTCTCTGCCTCATTAAAACCATCTAAataactttgtatttttatgtataggCACTTTgtctgaatatgtgtgtgtgtacttggtgcctgaggaggccaagaAAGGGCATACAACACTAGAAACTAGTTATAGACAATTATAAGCTGCCTTGTAAGTACTGGCAATCAAACctagaacctttggaagagcagccagtatttttattattattattattttacagtgtgtatgagtacactgtagctgtcttaagacacaccagaagagggcatcagatcccattacagatggcggtgagccaccatgtggttgctgggaattgaactcaggacctctggaagagcagtcagcgctcttaattactgagccatctctccagcccagcagccagtatttttttttaaagatttatttatgcatatgagtacactgtagctgtcttcagacacagcagaagagggcatcagatcccattacagatgtggttgctgggaattgaacagcaagacctctggaagagcagtcagtgctcttaaccactgagccatctctccagccccaagcagcCAGTATTTTTAATCACCAATCAATTTCTCCACAAGAAACTAAATGAAGGAAGAGCCAGTGATGGGTTGGAGTGTGAGTAACGGTGAGGAGATGTGGTTCGAGAGTCTCCCTGGCCTCGCCATTATGGCGGTGTGCCTGGTCATCCCCGGGTTGTCCACTGCGTACATCCACAAGTTCACCAACGCGGGCAAGGAAAAGAGAGTTGCTCGAGTTCATTACCAATGGTATTTGATGGAACGGGATAGACACATCTCTGGTGTCGATAGCTACTATGTGTCCAAGGGCCTGGAGAACGTTGACTAAGGAAGCATTTTCCTGGCTGATGAAAAAAATTACTCAGCTATGGTCATCTGTTCCTGTTAGAAGGCTATGCAGCATATTATATACTATGCGCATGTTATGAAAtgcataataaaaagtaaagaaatctaaaaaaaacctaaatgaataaataaaatcttacttCCAATCTGCTGACTTTCTGCAACTCTGGATGACTCCATGGTACTGCAGAGATCTGTCTCCGGTTAACCCCTGTACAGCCTGAGGCTGAGATACAACAAGGCTATGTGTCTCCGTCctttcaagttgtttttttttttgcttccctttttcctcctcctcctcctcctggggctCGGGTATCCCAggtcagccttgaacttgctgtgtagctgaggattaTTTGAAcatgccatcttcctgcctctgatttCCAAATGCTGGCATGGTAAGATGGTACgtatgtgccaccacgcctggtgtatgcagtgctgggaattaaacgcAGGACTTTGTCCACgataggcaagtactctgccgaCCGAGCCAGGTATCCAGCCCTCAAGCATTCTGGTTCTATCTTTGTTGTTGCTGATTTCCCACCCTAGACCTCTCGTCATCTTTGCTTTGACGAATGTGAAGAACTAAGCTTAGATGACCATCTGTTGCTAAGACGATAAAGATGTACaacttgacatttattttaagccgaattaaaaaaaaaaaaagggccaaaGACGAGTGCTTGTGGTTTTACTAGAACCAGTAAAACCTATAGAAGACTCACCCGTGAGGTACTGAACCAGTAAAACCTATAGAAGACTCACCGGTGAGGTACTGAAGGTTTGCAGCTTTATGTATCTAAACCGCTAACAAATTCTGTGAACATTGCGGAGCGAGAGAGGCCCTGAGGTATAACAAAAGCACACAGAGCTTGTAAACAAGAATACttgtcttggggctggagaaatggcttggcaggtaagaacatttgctgctcttccagagggattcaaacaccctcttctggcatccctgggtacctacacacacatatataccacctCCCCCATATATGTAAAACACTAAttcaataaatctaaaaaaaaatttttttttcttggaataaacctaaccaagaaagtgaaagttcttgtcttagttagggtcactattACTCTGGTGCAACATCAAAAGTGACTTggagagggaagagtttatttggcttatgctcaCATCATTGTTTATTCTAGAAGGAACtcaggggcaggaactcaaatagggcagatCCTAGAAACCTACAAGGCTATGGAGACTTgttgcctgctcagcctgctttcttttctttttttttttttttggttctttttttcggagctggggaccgaacccagggccttgcgcttcctaggcaagcgctctaccactgagctaaatccccaacccctcagcctgctttcttatagaacccaggacgaCCAGCctaggagtggcaccacccacaatggactgtgccctcccacattttatcactcattaagaaaatgtccaatagCCTTTCCTGAAGCTTTGtcttaaggaggcattttctcaattaggatTCCCTTCTCATATAATCACAGCCTGTGCCAAGCTTACAGAAAATTGGCTAACAGATCTATGAAaactttttgtatgttttgttttttcaagacagttttgttgttgttttgtttctgtgtagtcctggctgtcctggaactcactctgtagaccaggctcacagagatccacctgtacgctgggattaaaggcatgcgccaccactgcctggcctacaatgaaaacttaaaacaatgaggaaggaaattgaagaagacatcaaaagATGGAGAGACCTCCCATCCACATGAATTAGCAGGACtgatattgtgaaaatggccatcttaccaaaggtatcaacagattcaatataatcctattcaaaattctaaaaattctgcCCAAGAAATTAGtaatagtaatgatgatgatgatgatgatgatgatgatgatgatgataaacctTAAAATTCACGTGAAAAGCTCCACAAAGCCAAAAATATCTTatacaatgaaagcattgctGGAGGCACCATCATTCCTAATTTCAAGTTAAATTACAGAGCCACAGTGGCAATGACAGCATTGTACTGGCACACAATCAGGAACAGTGACCAAGGAAaaggaactgaagacccagatgtAGGTAAACCCAAGCACCTATCTGATTGATTTTTGTTCTCAATGCCAAAAacattggagaaaagatagcaccTTTAGCAAATGGTGTTGGAAAAACTGGctatctacatgtagaagaatggaataaCCCCTTTCTCTCACCTCACACACAAATTAATTCCAAACAGATCAGAGATCTCAGTGTTAGACctaaaacttctagaagaaaggaGACCACTTCAGGCTCAATCAGGAACTTTCTGAGTAGGATTCCAGTTGTTAAGGAACAGGATCAACATTCAACACGTGGGGCTGTagacaggaaggagctggtgTCAGTCACCCAACAGAATAAGAACCAATCAACTTCTCAGTGACTGTCTAgaatagcaaaaaacaaacaaacaaagcaggaaaaCTAAACACCGGAAAACAGGTAACccttaatcccagaggcaggtggatctcttgagtttttggtctATTTGGCACAGAGAAACCGTATCTCaaaccacccacccccacacacacacacacactcacatcattGTTTATTCTagaagaatgatttttaaaagttgaagctGTCAGGCAGGAACTCTtcctcagaaataaaattaaggcAACAAAAGACAGTGGCAGGAGATGCCTTAGAGGTTAGGAGGGCTATCACACAGGgcccaagttccattcccagcactcagaacggctcataaccacctataactctaggTCCAGAAGATCTGTTTCTTCTGGGCAGGTACCCATATaagacaaatgcacacacacacacacacacacacacacacacacacacacacacaaacacacacattggaatgttttccttttttttaagaaaaatcccCACAACCTTGGAAGGCTGTAGGGGGAAATACAAGcccttttagaatttaaaactattatttacttatttcaacagtatacccaaaggactctgttTCCTACTGCAGAAACACACGCTCATCCACGTCCATAGCTATCCACGATAGCCACGTGAAAACAACCTCGATATCCCACACACAGTGGAATTCTTCCGAGGAAGGTCATAGCGAGGGTTGCCTTACATTTAAGATGTGTGAAAAGCTCATATGGAAACCTACAACTTTATACTattcatattttttcattaaagagTTGAGTTGGAGTTACCCTACACAGAGGATTATGTTGCCCCCAGAAGCTATgggttctcaaaaaaaaaaaaaaaaaaagacctgtgcCAAGTGAGGAGTACTTCCCCTCAAGTCGTTGGTCAGAAGTATCCCAGAGACCTCCAAAACAAGACAACCAGAACTTGATGGCAAGACCCAAGACACCACACTCATTGGTTACAGACAGAAAAATCAAGTTGGTACTGACCAACAAGTGCCCTCCCTGATGGGCAGCTTTCACAGCATTAGAAGGCACTGTGTAGGCTGCTATAGGAGAAATGCCAGCTTCCAGAAAGTCCTGTGAACTTAAATAATGAACCATCTTGACAAGATGTAGCTGGGCCAATAGTGGCatggacatttttaaaagaattttgctCAGAGGAGGAACCAAAGAACTCATGATTGGTACTGTTACTCctattattctgttaaatggacatagtatcaaaATGCACTTGTGTCTCTATTCAGGGATTCACGCAGCTCTCAGATCTGACCAGAGAAGTTCCTTTGTGTAGTGGACAACGGTTATCACAGAGGCTACAGTTAGTCAGAGTTCAGGTAATTAGTGAATGCTCAGCTACAAATGGGGTGTCTGTATCACCCTCCCCACAAGGCTCGGGTCTGTTGCAGAAGAGAGGATGAAAGGTTTTAAGAACCAGAAGCCAGGGAGTACTGGAATGAACCATGTCTTCTGGGCATGAAAATCCACTGCACTCGCAAACTCAGATAAGGTCACCTGCTTAAGGCCTGCAAACGTCAAGCCAGTCAACACACTCTTGTATTGAGGTTTCGTGAGTCCTCCCCATTCCTAACAGAACTCACTGTGCATGGTTGATGACTTCTCTGGGAGggaaagtcattttcttttaaggGTGTTTTTTTATCATTCTTCAGAACGGTCCATATCCAGGAGCACATGAGCAACACAAACTGGATTCAATgggtcattttaaaaaaatgacatgatcccagccactacctaaagactatacatggactgaccctggacttgaccTCATGTGCAAGAATATctttaagagcaccagtggaagggaagccctgggtcctgctaagactgaaagtGAACTAGAGTTCAATGGgacagggtgggaggaacacccataaggaaggggaagggatgttttgaaaccggaagggaataaacttgaaatgtatttattctaaaaaaaaaaaaaatgaaaagatggctcagcagttaagagcactgaattttccagagaacccaagttcaattcccaggacccacatggcagcttacaactgtctgtaactctaagaTCTGACATTCTCACACAAAGAGGCAGGCAaaccaccaatgcacataaaataaaaatagttttttataatattttaaaatatgtatttactgattttatgtgtaagtacgctgtcttcatgcacatcagaagagggcatcagattgagAAGGCTAagctgattccatgacagacttcaaaCTGGCAGTTAAGGAGATTAGGCCTAAAAACTGGATTAAGTCTAAGTCCAGGGAAGCCCAGACAAGTCAATTActactactaaaaaaaaaaaaaaaaaaagccaggttcCAGCCTTCACTCCCAGGTAATGAAATGTCCCAACCCCCTGGCCTGAAGGGAGGACAATGGttagcagcagtttccagacttcccctgctacttcctcagcaacagtttccagacctccccagcaagtttccaacCTCCACACCCTGGTAATGGAATGTCTGTAGAAAAGGACTCAACcgattaacatagaggtcacctaccccagaattccccaatgtgctttaaatcaggtctgcaagctcacttgggtgtctctctattctggtaatgggagaccccagcatgctggacttctgcagaataaaacactctttgtgtaGTCCAGGGTACTATTTGAGTTCAGTGAATCATGGACTCTTacaagatctcattacagagggttgacAGCCATtatatagttgctgggaactgaactctggaagatcagccagtgttcttaaccattgagccatctctccagccccctaaacataaattgtttttaaaaaaaagtttagaggtagggtagggaggtgggaaggatccGCAAGCAATTATGAGTGGAtacaattaaaatacattgtaagacattctttaaaagttgttttgttttttgggttttttgttttcattttttttcctctggagctggggacctcacccagggccttgcgcttgctaggcaagtgctctaccaccgagctaaatccccaaacctgttttcatttttttttttttgaagatttatttatttattatatgtacactgtagctgtcttcagatacaccagaagagggcatcagatctctttacagatggttgcaagccaccacgtggttgctaggaattgaactcaggacctctggaagagcagtcggcactcttaaccactaagccatctctccagcccttcatgttttgttttaagagacagtttctctgtgtaaccttggctggcctggaactccgagatcttctggcctttgcctccagccaagtgttgggattaaaggcattcaccaccaccaccacctgatgAAATTCtccacagttaaaaaaaattattgtattaaaaaaaaaatacctgactGAGCTTTGTGGTGCACTACCTAGATGATGATCACAAATTTCAAACACATTGGGCAGTGCCTTCATCAGCAAAGGGAAGATAACAATATTGGTTCTTCCCCACTTCACAAGGTTAGCAGAATAACAAAAGATAAAGACaggggctctttttttttttttcttttctatttttcggagctggggaccgaacccagggccttgcgcttgctaggcaagcgctctaccactgagctaaatccccaaaccccaagaCAGGGGCTCTTACGGATGTAGTTTATGTCTATGAAGCACTGTGTACATTGGACGGCATCCCATCGTTtttactaaagaaaagaaaaccccctCAAAGTCCAACAGCAGCTCTATTCCTCCGGCAGAAATCACCAAGGGAACAGTTAACACCACCTGTCCATAGGTCGGATAAAGGTGAGTGGGAGGTGCGAACACGCGCATGCGCATAGCTGGCTTGCAGCGCTCTCAATGTTCGAGATGCTGTTCCTCTTTCCCTGAGACCTCTTAACAATCCCTAAGGCATTCGCTCCAGCTGTGAGCCTTATGGGTGTGTTTCTAGTAACCTGTGCTGCCTCCCTCGAACCTGTGCTCCTGTCCAGGATCATACTgtctaaaacacacacatttccacTTGGGTATCCAGAAACTCCAGAAGCTCAGCTTGCCTATGCCAGACAAATTGTCTTCCTTACTCACATTCTTCTCTTGGTGCCCCCAATTCTGTCGTTTATACCACCAGACTTATTGAGATATAATCGACCAGTAAAAACTGTAAATACTTAAGTAGGCCATAATGTTCAGGAGACGTCATGAAATGATCACAAGTCAAATTGATATGCCTGTCgccttgtgtgtggtgtggtgagaATATTTAAGACTTGTTC
This is a stretch of genomic DNA from Rattus rattus isolate New Zealand chromosome 10, Rrattus_CSIRO_v1, whole genome shotgun sequence. It encodes these proteins:
- the LOC116911281 gene encoding NADH dehydrogenase [ubiquinone] 1 alpha subcomplex subunit 1-like; the protein is MGWSVSNGEEMWFESLPGLAIMAVCLVIPGLSTAYIHKFTNAGKEKRVARVHYQWYLMERDRHISGVDSYYVSKGLENVD